A region of Micromonospora chokoriensis DNA encodes the following proteins:
- the metF gene encoding methylenetetrahydrofolate reductase [NAD(P)H], with translation MALGLPSVLPNPQPAIGELIRERQPTFSFEFFPPKTDAGERLLWQAIRELESLRPSFVSITYGAGGSTRDTTVAVTERIATDTTLLPMAHLTAVDHSVAELRHVIGRLAGVGVRNVLAVRGDPPGNPGGEWIRHPEGVDYAEDLVRLVRDSGDFSVGVAAFPYKHPRSPDVASDTAQFVRKCRAGAAFAITQMFFDADDYLRLRDRVAAAGCDTPILAGVMPVTQIATIERSVQLSGAPFPPALAARFERVADDPEAVRRLGVEQASEMCRRLLDEGVPGIHFITLNRSTATREVWQNLKAGARV, from the coding sequence GTGGCGCTCGGTCTTCCCTCGGTACTCCCCAATCCGCAGCCGGCGATCGGGGAGCTCATCCGTGAGCGTCAGCCGACCTTCTCGTTCGAGTTCTTCCCGCCCAAGACCGACGCCGGGGAGCGGCTGCTCTGGCAGGCCATCCGCGAGTTGGAGTCGCTGCGTCCGTCGTTCGTGTCGATCACGTACGGCGCGGGCGGGTCGACGCGGGACACCACTGTGGCGGTGACCGAACGGATCGCCACCGACACCACCCTGCTGCCGATGGCCCACCTGACCGCTGTCGACCACTCCGTCGCCGAGTTGCGGCACGTGATCGGTCGGCTCGCCGGGGTGGGGGTGCGCAACGTGCTGGCCGTGCGCGGCGACCCGCCGGGCAACCCGGGCGGCGAGTGGATCCGCCACCCCGAGGGGGTGGACTACGCCGAGGACCTGGTCCGCCTGGTGCGCGATTCCGGTGACTTCAGCGTCGGTGTGGCGGCCTTCCCGTACAAGCATCCCCGCTCGCCCGACGTGGCCAGCGACACCGCGCAGTTCGTCCGCAAGTGCCGGGCCGGCGCGGCGTTCGCGATCACGCAGATGTTCTTCGACGCCGACGACTACCTGCGGCTGCGTGACCGGGTGGCCGCGGCCGGCTGCGACACCCCGATCCTGGCCGGGGTGATGCCGGTGACCCAGATCGCCACCATCGAGCGGTCCGTGCAGCTGTCCGGTGCGCCCTTCCCACCGGCGCTGGCGGCCCGCTTCGAACGCGTCGCCGACGACCCGGAGGCCGTCCGTCGGCTCGGTGTCGAGCAGGCCAGCGAGATGTGCCGCCGGCTGCTGGACGAGGGTGTGCCGGGGATCCACTTCATCACCCTCAACCGGTCCACCGCGACCCGTGAGGTCTGGCAGAACCTGAAGGCCGGCGCGCGGGTGTGA
- a CDS encoding CDP-alcohol phosphatidyltransferase family protein, whose amino-acid sequence MPGTTVDPEVGTQLNWDQYATAWARLHGGFDPRVAAPVVRAWLRFAYHVGYVLGRLRVSPTVVTVAGVLLCFCVPLLVTRPGNGLFLGALFVLLAAVADSVDGAVAVATGRTTRLGYVYDSVADRLGEVAWLLAFWLVGAPGGLVVAGGALSWLHEYVRARAVAAGMRDIGAVTVGERPTRVSVALAGLLVAGLAGLIEPDLAAGTITMATAVWVLLAGFGLGQLLSTIRRALLDAG is encoded by the coding sequence ATGCCCGGCACGACGGTTGATCCCGAGGTGGGCACACAGCTGAACTGGGATCAGTACGCCACGGCCTGGGCGCGGTTGCACGGCGGGTTCGACCCTCGGGTCGCGGCGCCGGTGGTGCGCGCCTGGCTGCGCTTCGCGTACCACGTGGGGTACGTGCTGGGTCGGCTCCGGGTCAGCCCCACCGTGGTCACCGTGGCCGGGGTGCTGCTCTGCTTCTGCGTACCGTTGCTGGTGACCCGGCCGGGGAACGGCCTCTTCCTCGGCGCGTTGTTCGTGCTGCTCGCCGCCGTGGCGGACAGCGTGGACGGCGCGGTGGCGGTCGCCACCGGCCGCACCACCCGGCTCGGCTACGTCTACGACTCGGTCGCCGACCGGCTCGGTGAGGTGGCGTGGCTGCTGGCGTTCTGGCTGGTCGGCGCGCCCGGCGGGCTGGTCGTCGCGGGCGGCGCGCTGTCCTGGCTGCACGAGTACGTCCGGGCCCGGGCGGTCGCCGCCGGCATGCGTGACATCGGCGCGGTGACAGTGGGCGAGCGCCCCACCCGGGTCTCGGTGGCGCTGGCCGGGCTGCTGGTCGCCGGGTTGGCCGGGCTGATCGAGCCGGACCTGGCCGCCGGCACCATCACCATGGCGACGGCGGTGTGGGTGCTGTTGGCCGGCTTCGGCCTGGGGCAGCTGCTCTCCACCATCCGCCGCGCCCTGCTCGACGCCGGCTGA
- a CDS encoding phytoene desaturase family protein, producing MARIVVVGAGVGGLATAARLAATGHQVTVFERADTVGGKLGRYAHDTPAGSFHFDTGPSLLTLPEVFHDLFEATGAKLDEYLDLVGLDPIVRHVFADGGPPLDSCADPVEFATRIGAAFGDRAAADWQRLWRRAARVWNASSRDILRRTVDSPRDLASLAWRVGDLAAIAPGRTLRGLGRQHLSDPRLRMLLDRYATYTGADPRRAPAALVAVPYAELAFGGWYLRGGLGTLADALLTRCLDLGVVVQTDATVTRIDATGGRVHGVRLAGVGAPVPADVVVANVDALTVYRDLLPHPRRLAGLTDRSLAGFVLLLGVSGSTGLAHHNVFFPGDYDAEFDAVFGDPGRGVRARPAADPTVFVTVADDPMVRPAGHEAWFVLVNAPRQGTAAGAVDWRRPGLADAYADRILEVLARRGVDVRDRVLFREVRTPADLDAATGAPGGSIYGTAGGLLRPANRGPANGLWLVGGSTHPGGGLPMVTLSAQIVADEIGPAW from the coding sequence ATGGCGCGGATCGTGGTCGTCGGCGCCGGGGTGGGTGGCCTCGCCACCGCCGCCCGGCTGGCCGCCACCGGGCACCAGGTGACCGTCTTCGAACGGGCCGACACGGTCGGCGGCAAGCTCGGCCGGTACGCGCACGACACCCCGGCCGGCTCGTTCCACTTCGACACCGGGCCGAGCCTGCTCACCCTGCCCGAGGTGTTCCACGACCTGTTCGAGGCGACCGGGGCCAAGCTCGACGAGTACCTGGACCTGGTCGGACTGGACCCGATCGTCCGGCACGTCTTCGCCGACGGCGGCCCGCCCCTGGACTCGTGCGCCGACCCGGTGGAGTTCGCCACGAGGATCGGCGCCGCCTTCGGCGACCGGGCGGCGGCCGACTGGCAGCGGCTGTGGCGCCGGGCCGCGCGGGTGTGGAACGCCTCCTCCCGCGACATCCTGCGCCGTACCGTCGACTCACCCCGCGACCTCGCGTCGCTGGCCTGGCGGGTCGGTGACCTGGCCGCCATCGCCCCGGGCCGCACCCTGCGCGGACTGGGCCGCCAACACCTGTCCGACCCCCGGCTGCGGATGCTGCTGGACCGGTACGCCACCTACACCGGGGCCGACCCTCGCCGGGCGCCGGCGGCGCTGGTCGCGGTCCCGTACGCCGAGCTGGCCTTCGGTGGCTGGTACCTGCGCGGCGGGTTGGGCACCCTCGCCGACGCGCTGCTCACCCGCTGTCTGGACCTGGGCGTGGTCGTGCAGACCGACGCCACCGTCACCCGGATCGACGCCACCGGCGGCCGGGTGCACGGGGTACGCCTCGCCGGTGTCGGCGCGCCGGTGCCCGCCGACGTGGTGGTGGCCAACGTGGACGCCCTCACCGTCTACCGTGACCTGCTGCCGCACCCGCGTCGACTGGCCGGGCTGACCGACCGCAGCCTCGCCGGTTTCGTGCTGCTGCTCGGCGTGTCCGGCAGCACCGGGCTGGCCCACCACAATGTCTTCTTCCCGGGTGACTACGACGCGGAGTTCGACGCGGTCTTCGGTGATCCCGGGCGCGGCGTCCGGGCCCGCCCGGCGGCCGACCCGACGGTGTTCGTCACCGTGGCCGACGACCCGATGGTCCGCCCGGCCGGGCACGAGGCGTGGTTCGTGCTGGTCAACGCCCCACGGCAGGGCACCGCGGCGGGCGCTGTCGACTGGCGACGGCCGGGGCTGGCCGACGCGTACGCCGACCGGATCCTGGAGGTGCTGGCGCGGCGCGGCGTGGACGTGCGTGACCGGGTGCTGTTCCGGGAGGTCCGCACCCCGGCCGACCTGGACGCGGCGACCGGCGCGCCGGGTGGCTCGATCTACGGCACCGCCGGTGGGTTGCTGCGCCCCGCCAACCGGGGCCCGGCCAACGGGTTGTGGCTGGTGGGCGGCTCCACCCACCCGGGTGGCGGGCTGCCGATGGTCACCCTGTCCGCGCAGATCGTCGCCGACGAGATCGGCCCCGCCTGGTAG
- a CDS encoding glycosyltransferase, with the protein MTVLLALLVAVAALTGHTWLNAARWLRRPTDRPDEVDEPVAVLLPLRDEAARVTPCLRALLAQRGVPGLRVVVLDDGSTDGTADVVRAVAGDDPRVTLLTGVAPPPGWLGKPHACWQLATRADPDATVLVFVDADVVLAPHAVAAAVTELRAARATLLSPYPRIVVATTADRLVQPLLQWLWLTFLPLRAMERSSRPSLAAAGGQFLVLDRAGYTAAGGHAAVADKILEDVELARAVKRAGGRIALADGSRLATCRMYDDWPQLRDGYSKSLWASFGHPGAAAAVVVALLLLYTAPPLIALVGVVAGAPGVAAVGLAGYLLGVVGRVLTARATGGRWWPDALAHPVSVVVLGWLTVRSYHLRKRHRLTWRGRPVS; encoded by the coding sequence ATGACCGTCCTGCTCGCCCTGCTCGTCGCCGTCGCCGCGTTGACCGGGCACACCTGGCTCAATGCCGCCCGCTGGCTGCGCCGGCCCACCGACCGGCCCGACGAGGTCGACGAGCCGGTCGCCGTGCTGCTGCCGCTGCGCGACGAGGCCGCCCGGGTCACCCCCTGCCTGCGTGCCCTGCTCGCCCAGCGCGGTGTGCCCGGGCTGCGCGTCGTGGTCCTCGACGACGGGTCCACCGACGGCACCGCCGACGTGGTCCGCGCGGTGGCCGGCGACGACCCCCGGGTCACGCTGCTCACCGGGGTCGCCCCACCGCCGGGCTGGCTGGGCAAGCCGCACGCCTGCTGGCAGTTGGCCACCCGGGCCGACCCCGACGCCACCGTGCTGGTCTTCGTCGACGCCGACGTGGTGCTCGCCCCGCACGCCGTGGCCGCGGCCGTCACCGAGCTGCGCGCCGCCCGCGCGACGCTGCTGTCGCCGTACCCCCGGATCGTGGTGGCGACGACGGCCGACCGGCTGGTGCAGCCGCTGCTGCAGTGGCTCTGGCTGACCTTCCTGCCGCTGCGGGCGATGGAGCGCTCGTCGCGGCCGTCGCTGGCCGCGGCGGGCGGCCAGTTCCTGGTGCTGGACCGGGCCGGCTACACCGCCGCCGGCGGGCACGCCGCGGTCGCCGACAAGATCCTGGAGGACGTCGAGCTGGCCCGGGCGGTGAAGCGGGCCGGTGGGCGGATCGCCCTGGCCGACGGCTCCCGGCTGGCCACCTGCCGGATGTACGACGACTGGCCGCAGTTGCGCGACGGGTACTCGAAGTCGCTCTGGGCGTCGTTCGGACACCCGGGCGCGGCGGCGGCCGTGGTGGTGGCGTTGCTGCTGCTCTACACCGCCCCGCCGCTGATCGCGCTGGTGGGTGTGGTGGCCGGCGCGCCGGGGGTGGCCGCCGTGGGCCTGGCCGGCTATCTGCTCGGGGTGGTCGGGCGGGTGCTCACCGCCCGCGCGACCGGAGGGCGGTGGTGGCCCGACGCGCTCGCACACCCCGTGTCGGTCGTGGTCCTCGGTTGGTTGACGGTGCGGTCGTACCATCTGCGAAAGCGACACCGCCTGACCTGGCGGGGTCGCCCGGTCAGCTAG
- a CDS encoding carotenoid biosynthesis protein, producing the protein MTRRISWAMLAVLVLAQICYPLTTGDTRAGLTVATVVLGWLLSVGHALLSRGPRVAVALVVVATGGGFAIEAIGVATGVPFGSYDYSGELGPKLAGVPLIIPLAWTWMAWPAWLAAVRLTSGATTTSSDAATTGTGGSTTGTGAATTGTDSGSTVGRWAGRIALATVGLAAWDLFLDPQMVAEGYWVWRDATPALPGLSGIPVSNYLGWLLFAVLMMSALRPLAGPAAERTDRRDHPMTALYLWTYFSSILAHAVFLDLPASALWGAAGMSVTAIPLAVTVLRARRARETHQEDHEPHRPGVDATR; encoded by the coding sequence ATGACCCGGCGGATCTCCTGGGCGATGCTCGCCGTCCTGGTGCTCGCCCAGATCTGCTACCCGCTCACCACCGGCGACACCCGGGCCGGGCTGACCGTGGCCACCGTCGTGCTCGGTTGGCTGCTCTCGGTCGGTCACGCGCTGCTCAGCCGGGGCCCGCGGGTCGCGGTGGCGCTGGTCGTGGTGGCCACCGGCGGCGGGTTCGCGATCGAGGCGATCGGGGTGGCCACCGGTGTGCCGTTCGGCAGCTACGACTACTCCGGCGAGTTGGGCCCCAAACTGGCCGGGGTGCCGCTGATCATTCCGCTGGCCTGGACCTGGATGGCCTGGCCCGCCTGGCTGGCCGCCGTCCGGCTCACCAGCGGCGCGACGACGACCAGCTCCGACGCGGCGACGACCGGCACCGGCGGGTCGACAACCGGCACCGGCGCGGCGACGACCGGCACCGACAGCGGGTCGACGGTCGGTCGATGGGCGGGGAGGATTGCGCTGGCCACCGTCGGGCTGGCCGCCTGGGACCTCTTCCTCGATCCGCAGATGGTGGCCGAGGGCTACTGGGTCTGGCGTGACGCCACCCCGGCGTTGCCCGGCCTGTCCGGCATCCCGGTCAGCAACTACCTGGGCTGGCTGCTCTTCGCGGTGCTGATGATGAGCGCGCTCCGCCCACTCGCCGGGCCCGCCGCCGAACGCACCGACCGGCGGGACCACCCGATGACCGCGCTCTACCTGTGGACGTACTTCTCCAGCATCCTGGCCCACGCCGTCTTCCTCGACCTGCCCGCCTCGGCGCTCTGGGGCGCCGCCGGCATGTCGGTGACCGCGATACCGCTGGCGGTGACGGTGCTGCGCGCCCGCCGGGCTCGGGAGACCCACCAGGAGGACCACGAGCCGCACCGGCCCGGCGTCGACGCGACCCGATGA
- a CDS encoding GNAT family N-acetyltransferase, translating into MRLVRWTPDDLVRRLDDVVAVYGEAMGYRTDLLEARRGYIATHVRRPGFRAVASLTSEGHLAGFGYGYLGASGQWWHDQVHRALDAPTRQRWLTHCFEVVELHVRPPAQGHGLGTGQLRALLGMAEGDTTLLSTPEADEQTSRAWRLYRRFGFVDVLRTFQFPGDERPFGVLGRDLPLEPPAS; encoded by the coding sequence ATGAGGTTGGTGCGCTGGACGCCGGACGATCTCGTCCGGCGGCTGGACGACGTGGTGGCCGTCTACGGCGAGGCGATGGGATACCGCACCGACCTGCTGGAGGCCCGGCGCGGCTACATCGCCACCCACGTCCGCCGGCCGGGTTTCCGGGCGGTCGCCAGCCTGACCAGCGAGGGTCACCTCGCCGGCTTCGGCTACGGCTACCTGGGCGCCTCCGGCCAGTGGTGGCACGACCAGGTGCACCGGGCGCTGGACGCACCGACCCGGCAACGCTGGCTCACCCACTGCTTCGAGGTGGTCGAGCTGCACGTCCGGCCGCCGGCGCAGGGGCACGGTCTGGGCACCGGGCAGCTGCGCGCGCTGCTCGGCATGGCCGAGGGTGACACCACGCTGCTGTCCACCCCGGAGGCCGACGAGCAGACCTCACGGGCCTGGCGGCTGTACCGGCGCTTCGGTTTCGTCGACGTGCTGCGCACCTTCCAATTTCCCGGCGACGAGCGGCCCTTCGGCGTCCTCGGTCGGGATCTGCCGCTCGAGCCACCGGCGTCATGA
- a CDS encoding monooxygenase: MSTAPELVTLHVWRTSRGALPRALTRMAVDPRRLRALPGARFGKLLGTGTGTGFGPGDADLTRWAALTVWDSPAAAADFDDSAVGRAWARIASASARVDLRPLTSRGEWSGQRPFGDPPGGRVTGPVLALTRARLRARRAATFWRAIPPVAAALRDAPGLLARFGVGEAPLGWQGTVSVWRDPTDLVAFAYRHPEHRAAIMRTPTEGWYAEELFARFEVLDVVGDRSVLGWVADGGPATVKGGRA, translated from the coding sequence GTGAGCACCGCACCGGAGCTGGTCACGCTCCACGTGTGGCGGACCTCCCGCGGCGCGCTGCCCCGGGCGCTGACCCGGATGGCGGTCGACCCCCGCCGACTGCGCGCCCTCCCGGGCGCCCGTTTCGGCAAGCTGCTGGGCACCGGGACCGGCACCGGGTTCGGGCCGGGCGACGCCGACCTGACCCGGTGGGCGGCACTGACCGTCTGGGACTCCCCCGCCGCCGCGGCCGACTTCGACGACTCGGCGGTCGGGCGCGCCTGGGCCCGCATCGCCAGCGCCTCCGCCCGGGTCGACCTGCGCCCGCTGACCAGCCGGGGCGAGTGGTCCGGTCAGCGGCCGTTCGGCGACCCGCCGGGCGGCCGGGTCACCGGTCCGGTGCTGGCGCTGACCCGGGCTCGGCTGCGGGCCCGCCGGGCGGCCACCTTCTGGCGGGCGATCCCCCCGGTGGCCGCCGCCCTGCGCGACGCGCCCGGGCTGCTGGCCCGGTTCGGGGTCGGGGAGGCACCGCTGGGTTGGCAGGGCACGGTGAGCGTGTGGCGCGACCCGACGGACCTGGTGGCGTTCGCGTACCGTCACCCGGAGCACCGGGCGGCGATCATGCGAACCCCCACCGAGGGCTGGTACGCCGAGGAACTGTTCGCCCGGTTCGAGGTGCTCGACGTGGTCGGCGACCGGTCGGTGCTCGGATGGGTCGCCGACGGCGGCCCGGCAACGGTGAAGGGTGGACGGGCATGA
- a CDS encoding SAV_6107 family HEPN domain-containing protein: MPSHPAQAPTVPAHVLPHRTPAQLLTLARRGLVEAGQTRPDGLRYAAAHLAALRAAAALLAARARPAPSRRNRITSVWVLLCAVAPELDEWSRFFAAGASKRAAAEAGIPRVVSAREADDLLRAAEQFVTVVETALGVAHQPALDGLAA, from the coding sequence ATGCCGTCCCATCCGGCTCAGGCACCGACGGTGCCGGCGCATGTGCTGCCGCACCGCACCCCCGCCCAGCTCCTCACGTTGGCCCGGCGCGGGCTGGTCGAGGCCGGCCAGACCCGACCCGACGGTCTGCGCTACGCGGCCGCCCACCTGGCGGCGCTGCGTGCGGCGGCCGCCCTGCTCGCCGCCCGTGCCCGGCCCGCGCCGAGTCGACGCAACCGGATCACCAGCGTCTGGGTCCTTCTCTGCGCCGTCGCTCCGGAGCTCGACGAGTGGTCCCGGTTCTTCGCCGCCGGCGCCAGCAAGCGCGCCGCCGCCGAGGCTGGCATCCCCCGGGTGGTCAGCGCCCGGGAGGCAGACGATCTGCTCCGCGCGGCCGAACAGTTCGTCACGGTGGTGGAGACCGCGCTCGGCGTGGCCCACCAGCCGGCCCTGGACGGCCTCGCCGCCTGA
- a CDS encoding DNA polymerase Y family protein gives MTGSPARTLLLWCPDWPVLAAEIVDGVPATGPVAVLHANRVVACSERARAEGVRRGLRKREAQGRCPQLTAVDYDPGRDTRAFEPVVAAVEELVAGVEVVRPGACAVAARGPSRYLGGEEAAAERIIEHVAQSCLVESQVGIADGVFAAGLAARAGRVVVPGGTPEFLAGLPVEALGRSALADLLRRLGVRTLGDFAALPAGDVLARFGFDGALAHRLAAGRDHRPLAVRQPPADLTVTAEHDEPIDRVDVAAFVARALAEQLHERLAGHGLACTRLGIEAVTEHGQELHRVWRHDGLLTAAAIADRVRWQLDGWLSGSSGRGGARPARPTAGIIRLRLIPDGVIAQAGLQAGLWGETGEERERAHRALSRVQGILGPEAVVTAVLGGGRSPADQVRLVPWGDERLPARPGPPPLPGEPIATGVGRAAGADSAAGAGRAAGVGRAAGADSAAGAGRAAGVGRAAGADSAAGAGRAAGVGRAAGADSAAGAGRAAGVGRAAGADSAAGAGRAAGVGRAAGADSAAGAGRAAGVGRAAGADSAAGAGRAAGVGRAAGADSAAGAGRAAGVGRAAGADSAAGAGRAAGMGRAAGRGGGEVPPWPGRLPRPSPAVVLPSPLAATVHDAAGEPVVISARLAVSAPPARLVVGTGRPAEIVGWAGPWPVDERWWAPAEARRRARFQVCLADGTALLLAVEAGQWLVEAIYD, from the coding sequence GTGACCGGCTCGCCGGCACGGACCCTGCTGCTGTGGTGCCCGGACTGGCCGGTGCTCGCCGCCGAGATCGTCGACGGGGTGCCGGCGACCGGCCCGGTCGCCGTGCTGCACGCCAACCGGGTGGTTGCCTGCTCCGAGCGGGCCCGTGCCGAGGGGGTGCGTCGGGGCCTGCGCAAACGGGAGGCGCAGGGTCGGTGCCCGCAGCTCACCGCCGTGGACTACGACCCGGGGCGGGACACCCGGGCGTTCGAGCCGGTGGTCGCCGCGGTGGAGGAGTTGGTGGCCGGTGTCGAGGTGGTCCGTCCGGGGGCCTGCGCGGTGGCCGCCCGGGGGCCGAGCCGTTACCTCGGTGGCGAGGAGGCGGCCGCCGAGCGGATCATCGAGCACGTCGCCCAGTCGTGCCTGGTGGAGAGCCAGGTCGGCATCGCCGACGGGGTGTTCGCGGCCGGGTTGGCCGCTCGCGCCGGCCGGGTGGTCGTACCGGGTGGCACACCGGAGTTCCTAGCCGGGTTGCCGGTCGAGGCGCTCGGCCGCTCGGCGCTGGCCGACCTGCTGCGTCGGCTCGGTGTGCGTACTCTCGGTGACTTCGCCGCGCTGCCGGCCGGTGACGTGCTGGCCCGGTTCGGGTTCGACGGCGCGTTGGCCCATCGGCTGGCCGCCGGGCGGGACCACCGCCCACTCGCGGTCCGGCAGCCGCCGGCCGACCTGACGGTGACCGCCGAGCACGACGAGCCGATCGATCGGGTCGACGTGGCGGCGTTCGTGGCCCGGGCGCTGGCCGAGCAGTTGCATGAGCGGCTGGCCGGGCACGGGCTGGCCTGCACCCGGCTCGGCATCGAGGCGGTCACCGAGCACGGGCAGGAGTTGCACCGGGTGTGGCGGCACGACGGCCTGCTCACCGCCGCGGCCATCGCCGACCGGGTGCGCTGGCAGCTCGACGGTTGGCTCTCCGGCAGCAGTGGTCGCGGCGGCGCCCGTCCGGCCCGACCGACGGCCGGCATCATCCGGCTGCGACTGATCCCGGACGGGGTGATCGCCCAGGCCGGCTTGCAGGCTGGCCTGTGGGGGGAGACCGGCGAGGAGCGGGAACGAGCGCACCGGGCGTTGAGCCGTGTGCAGGGCATCCTCGGCCCGGAGGCGGTGGTCACGGCGGTGCTCGGCGGTGGGCGCTCCCCGGCCGACCAGGTGCGACTGGTGCCGTGGGGCGACGAACGCCTCCCGGCCCGTCCCGGCCCGCCACCGCTGCCGGGCGAGCCGATCGCTACGGGCGTCGGCCGGGCTGCGGGTGCGGACAGCGCTGCCGGTGCTGGCCGGGCTGCGGGTGTCGGCCGGGCTGCGGGTGCGGACAGCGCTGCCGGTGCTGGCCGGGCTGCGGGTGTCGGCCGGGCTGCGGGTGCGGACAGCGCTGCCGGTGCTGGCCGGGCTGCGGGTGTCGGCCGGGCTGCGGGTGCGGACAGCGCTGCCGGTGCTGGCCGGGCTGCGGGTGTCGGCCGGGCTGCGGGTGCGGACAGCGCTGCCGGTGCTGGCCGGGCTGCGGGTGTCGGCCGGGCTGCGGGTGCGGACAGCGCTGCCGGTGCTGGCCGGGCTGCGGGTGTCGGCCGGGCTGCGGGTGCGGACAGCGCTGCCGGTGCTGGCCGGGCTGCGGGTGTCGGCCGGGCTGCGGGTGCGGACAGCGCTGCCGGTGCTGGCCGGGCTGCGGGTGTCGGCCGGGCTGCGGGTGCGGACAGCGCTGCCGGTGCTGGCCGGGCTGCGGGCATGGGTCGGGCGGCTGGTCGTGGTGGGGGCGAAGTGCCGCCGTGGCCCGGTCGGCTGCCGCGGCCCTCGCCGGCGGTGGTGCTGCCGAGCCCGCTCGCGGCGACCGTGCACGACGCCGCCGGTGAGCCGGTGGTGATCAGCGCGCGGTTGGCGGTGAGCGCCCCACCCGCCCGGCTGGTGGTCGGCACCGGTCGGCCGGCGGAGATTGTCGGCTGGGCCGGTCCGTGGCCGGTGGACGAGCGGTGGTGGGCTCCGGCCGAGGCGCGGCGGCGGGCCCGGTTCCAGGTCTGTCTGGCTGACGGCACCGCCCTGCTGCTCGCCGTCGAGGCCGGGCAGTGGCTGGTGGAGGCGATCTATGACTGA
- a CDS encoding pentapeptide repeat-containing protein produces the protein MSSAHLSSARLSSAHLSSARLSSARLSSARLSSARLSSARLSSARLSSARPESTRSSSDQGIFGLWKLIRPSPYRPQPT, from the coding sequence TTGTCGTCGGCCCACTTGTCGTCGGCCCGCTTATCGTCGGCCCACTTGTCGTCGGCCCGCTTATCGTCGGCACGCTTGTCGTCGGCACGCTTGTCGTCGGCACGCTTGTCGTCGGCACGCTTGTCGTCGGCACGCTTGTCGTCGGCCCGGCCGGAGAGCACCCGCTCCAGCTCCGACCAGGGCATCTTCGGATTGTGGAAGCTCATCAGACCGTCCCCATACCGCCCACAACCGACTTGA